One Cuculus canorus isolate bCucCan1 chromosome 1, bCucCan1.pri, whole genome shotgun sequence DNA segment encodes these proteins:
- the NECAP1 gene encoding adaptin ear-binding coat-associated protein 1, whose product MAAAELEYESVLCVKPDVNVYRIPPRASNRGYRASDWKLDHPDWTGRLRVTSKGKTAYIKLEDKVSGELFAQAPIDQYPGIAVETVTDSSRYFVIRIQDGTGRSAFIGIGFTDRGDAFDFNVSLQDHFKWVKQETEISKESQEADTRPKLDLGFKEGQTIKLNIGNMTKKGGAAKPRASGSGSLSLLPPPPGGKIAVSPIPPPSSTAIANHVTPPPLLKSSNMSSADVLLDLDAPASAVKAPASATTDLWGDFSTASSAVPNQAPQQSSWVQF is encoded by the exons ATGGCGGCGGCCGAGTTGGAGTACGAGTCCGTCCTCTGCGTCAAGCCCGACGTTAACGTCTACCGCATCCCGCCGCGGGCTTCCAACCGCGGGTACAG ggcATCTGACTGGAAACTGGACCATCCGGATTGGACAGGACGGCTTCGTGTCACCTCCAAAGGCAAAACTGCATACATAAAACTGGAGGATAAGGTTTCAG GAGAACTCTTCGCCCAGGCTCCTATAGATCAATACCCTGGCATTGCAGTGGAGACTGTGACGGATTCCAGCCGCTATTTTGTCATTCGAATTCAGGATGGGACTG GACGAAGTGCTTTTATAGGCATTGGCTTCACGGATCGTGGTGATGCATTTGACTTCAACGTCTCTTTACAGGATCACTTCAA gtgGGTGAAGCAGGAGACTGAGATCTCCAAGGAGTCCCAGGAAGCTGACACACGTCCTAAATTAGACTTGGGGTTTAAGGAAGGGCAGACAATCAAACTGAACATTGGG AACATGACAAAGAAAGGAGGAGCAGCCAAGCCCCGTGCATCTGGATCAGGGAGCCTAAGCCTGCTGCCACCCCCACCAGGAGGCAAAATTGCAGTCTCTCCTATTCCTCCCCCTTCTTCTACAGCTATTGCCAACCATGTCACACCACCACCTCTGCTGAAATCCAGTAATATGAGCAGTGCAG ATGTTCTATTAGACTTAGATGCTCCTGCATCTGCAGTCAAGGCACCAGCATCAGCTACCACAGACCTCTGGGGAGACTTCAGCACTGCTTCCAG tgctgttcCCAATCAGGCTCCTCAGCAGTCCagctgggtccagttctga
- the LOC104060640 gene encoding C-type lectin domain family 4 member A isoform X1: MASEITYAEVKFKNASPTAAVEVPTQTKKHEHHPQKYPPWLPWLISLLLLLVCIALVILLVIPFSHRGNQSTVLQQKFMEWLCVSAMPQHKGRGWLCCPNGWKRFKKSCYYMSVDMMNWAESEQNCTAMGSHLVVINTTAEQTFLTEELQQSPRGRNYYIGLTAQALGQWQWVDQTPYNESAMFWRSGEPSNVAVEACVVIHTNPKIHNWNDIQCGNHYRICEAAALIV; encoded by the exons ATGGCATCAGAAATTACCTATGCTGAGGTGAAGTTCAAGAATGCATCACCCACTGCAGCAGTTGAAG TACCTACTCAGACGAAGAAGCATGAGCACCATCCCCAGAAATACCCACCTTGGCTCCCATGGCTGAtctcactgctgcttctcttggTGTGCATTGCCCTTGTTATTCTCCTTG tCATACCTTTCTCCCATAGAGGCAACCAGTCCACAGTCCTGCAGCAGAAATTCATGGAGTGGTTGTGTGTCTCAGCGATGCCGCAACACAAAG gcagaggctggcTGTGCTGCCCAAACGGCTGGAAACGCTTTAAAAAAAGCTGCTACTACATGTCGGTTGATATGATGAACTGGGCTGAGAGTGAGCAGAACTGCACCGCCATGGGCTCCCACCTGGTGGTGATCAacaccacagcagagcag ACTTTCCTCACTGAAGAGCTACAACAATCTCCACGAGGAAGGAATTACTACATCGGTCTGACTGCACAGGCACTGGGCCAGTGGCAGTGGGTGGACCAGACTCCATATAATGAGTCAGCAAT GTTCTGGCGGAGCGGGGAACCAAGTAATGTGGCTGTTGAGGCGTGCGTTGTAATCCATACAAATCCAAAGATACACAACTGGAATGATATCCAATGTGGGAACCATTATCGAATTTGTGAAGCTGCAGCACTTATTGTGTGA
- the LOC104060640 gene encoding C-type lectin domain family 4 member A isoform X2, with protein sequence MASEITYAEVKFKNASPTAAVEVPTQTKKHEHHPQKYPPWLPWLISLLLLLVCIALVILLGRGWLCCPNGWKRFKKSCYYMSVDMMNWAESEQNCTAMGSHLVVINTTAEQTFLTEELQQSPRGRNYYIGLTAQALGQWQWVDQTPYNESAMFWRSGEPSNVAVEACVVIHTNPKIHNWNDIQCGNHYRICEAAALIV encoded by the exons ATGGCATCAGAAATTACCTATGCTGAGGTGAAGTTCAAGAATGCATCACCCACTGCAGCAGTTGAAG TACCTACTCAGACGAAGAAGCATGAGCACCATCCCCAGAAATACCCACCTTGGCTCCCATGGCTGAtctcactgctgcttctcttggTGTGCATTGCCCTTGTTATTCTCCTTG gcagaggctggcTGTGCTGCCCAAACGGCTGGAAACGCTTTAAAAAAAGCTGCTACTACATGTCGGTTGATATGATGAACTGGGCTGAGAGTGAGCAGAACTGCACCGCCATGGGCTCCCACCTGGTGGTGATCAacaccacagcagagcag ACTTTCCTCACTGAAGAGCTACAACAATCTCCACGAGGAAGGAATTACTACATCGGTCTGACTGCACAGGCACTGGGCCAGTGGCAGTGGGTGGACCAGACTCCATATAATGAGTCAGCAAT GTTCTGGCGGAGCGGGGAACCAAGTAATGTGGCTGTTGAGGCGTGCGTTGTAATCCATACAAATCCAAAGATACACAACTGGAATGATATCCAATGTGGGAACCATTATCGAATTTGTGAAGCTGCAGCACTTATTGTGTGA